Below is a window of bacterium DNA.
ATGCTGGCTCTCGTAGCGGTGCCAGGGCGTATCGCCCGGCTCCAGCCCATGGCCGATATCGGGCTTGGCGTCACGCTTCAGCGCCTTGAACCAGGCCGCGCGCTTCGGATCCTCTTCTTGTGCGGTGATGTAGGCTGCGATCAGCCGGGCCTGATAATCGGCGATCTGCCACACTCCGCCTTCGGCCGGCTCGAATAGGCCGCAGACGAAGAAATCGTCCCATTCGCGGTGGAAGGTATGGATGAAGAGCTTCGGCCAGCCCTTCTCGTCCAACACATAAGAGGCGTCCATGAAGGGGAAATGGACACGAAAGCCCGTGGCCCAAATTAAGAGATCCACCTCCTCGGACGTGTCGTCGTCGAAATAGACGTGGCTACCCTCGAGCCGCGCAATGCCGGGCTTCGTTGCGATGCGCGCATGAACCACGTGATCGAGATAGGTGGTGCAGGCTGTGGGGTGCGCCTCGAAGAGATCGTGATCCGGCTTTTCCAAACCGTAACGCTCGTGGGAGCCGATCAAGATCCACATCCTGAGCTTGTAGACCCCATACATAAAGCGCCGCGGCAAAGGCAGTTTGCTCAAGCGGTCGATGACCGCATCGGTCGGTTTGCCGAACAGCATTTTCGGGAAGAAGTAATAGGTGCGCCGCATGGAGTGGATCGCGGCCTTCCCGTCCTGCGCGGCGTCGCCCAAAATATCGACGGCCGAATTGCCGACCCCGACCACGAGCACGCGCTTGTCCTTGATCTGTGCCTTCGCCTTCATGTCGTGCGAGTGCAGCATCTCCCCGTCGAACGTGCCCGGATAGTCCGGAGGATGCGGGTGCCAGTGATGACCATTGGCGACCACGACCCCGTCG
It encodes the following:
- a CDS encoding NAD(P)-binding domain-containing protein; amino-acid sequence: AAQAQEYLRAYAAEFGIYDRITFNTRVAEIERADIQRAGEGWRVQIEDEADPRHYDGVVVANGHHWHPHPPDYPGTFDGEMLHSHDMKAKAQIKDKRVLVVGVGNSAVDILGDAAQDGKAAIHSMRRTYYFFPKMLFGKPTDAVIDRLSKLPLPRRFMYGVYKLRMWILIGSHERYGLEKPDHDLFEAHPTACTTYLDHVVHARIATKPGIARLEGSHVYFDDDTSEEVDLLIWATGFRVHFPFMDASYVLDEKGWPKLFIHTFHREWDDFFVCGLFEPAEGGVWQIADYQARLIAAYITAQEEDPKRAAWFKALKRDAKPDIGHGLEPGDTPWHRYESQH